In Cupriavidus sp. EM10, the genomic window CAGCGCTGCTGCGAGCTTTGCGTGGCGAAGGTCAGGCGCGACAGGCCGGCCACGCGGGCCGCTTCCATCACGTTGATCACCGCCTGGTGCGTGGCCTGGGCATCGGCATTGACGATCACCACGGGCTGCGGCCCGCTGCCGGCCGGCCCGGCGGCGCTGCGCAGCTGGTCGGCCAGGCTGGTGACGTCCTTTTGCTCCAGCACCTGCTTGTTGACGGAATAGACGCCGCGTGCGGACACCGACACGACGATCTCGGTCGGATGTTGCTGCGCGTGCTCGGCATCGGCCGTGGGCAGCTGGATCTGCAGTTCGGTAAAACGCGAGTACGTGGTCGTGATCATCAGGAAGATCAGGATCACGAGCAGCACGTCGATGAGCGGGATCAGGTTGATCTCGGGCTCCTCGCGCCGCTGGCGGGAACGGAAACGCATGGCGTGCTCCCGGCCGCGTCAGACCCTGCGCTGCGGCAGGATGGCGTCCAGGAACGCGGTGGCGCGGAATTCCAGCTCGGCCACGTAGTCGTCCACCAGGCGGCGGAAGTAGCGCCAGAAGATCAGCGCCGGAATCGCCACGATCAGGCCGAAGGCCGTGTTGTACAGCGCCACCGAGATGCCGTGCGCCAGCTGCTCGGGGTTGGCGCCCGTGCCGCCCTGGTTGCCGAAGATCTCGATCATGCCGATCACGGTGCCCAGCAGGCCCATCAGCGGCGCCACCGAGGCAATCGTGCCCAACGCGTTCAGGTAGCGCTCCAGCTCGTGCGCCACGGCGCGGCCGGCTTCTTCCACCACGTCCTTGGCGGCGTCGCGCGACGTCTGCGGCTGCAGCACCACATGGCGCAGGCCGGCGGCCAGCACGCGGCCGAGCGGCGAATTCTTTTCGAGATTGTTGACGACCTCGGGCGTGGCCTTGCGCTGCTGGGCGGCGGAGAGCGCCTCCTCGTACAGCTTCGGCGGCAGGATCTTGCTGCGCTTGAGCGAAACGAAACGTTCGACGATCAGCGCGAGCGCGATGACCGAGGCGAGCAGCAGCGGCCAGATCGGCCAGCCGGCCGCTTGAATGATGGAAAACACGTGGACCCCCGAAATTCTACGAAAGCGACAGACCCGAAATGGAGCGGCTTGGAACGACAACTGCGCGGCAGCCTTTGATGCGCGCGGGTTCCCGCGTACGCACCGGCGATGCTCGAAAAATTGCAGGCGCCACTCTAACCCGCCCCCGCCCGGCGCGGCAAGCCGCTCTCGCGGGCGCTGTCTGCGGCTTTCCACACTGACGCGGGACAGGATTGTGGACCAGTTGTGGAAAGCCTTCGGAAAAACAGGCTAACCCGTTGATTGCAAAGGAATGGCTCGGGATTGCCTGTTTTTTGTGCAAGACGGGGAAATCGCGCCATCCGGGCGGGTTTGCCGCGTTCGGCGCTGCTGCCGGGACGGCCGGACGACGCCAGTGCATGGCTTTCCACACTCTGGCGGGACAGTGCTGTGGACCGGCTGTGGAAAGTTGTCGAAGAAAAGTGCTAACGCCCTGATTCAAAAGAGAAAGTGTTGCGATGCCTAAAAAACAGGCAGCATGCGGGGGTTGCGAACGCGTTCCCGAGGCCCGCAACTGCGGATCTCTTTCCACATCCAGGCAGGACAGGATTGTGGATCAGTTGTGGATAAGGCCGGGAGAAGCGGCCTAAACCGTTGATCCGTATGGAGGTATACGTACCTGCCTAATAAATGGGCAAGCCAGGCAGCGGAACCCGCCGTGCGGCGCGGTCGACTTCTGCGCATCCCGGGTGTTGCCACAGCGGCTTTTCATTTGCAACGTATACGTTGTCCACAGGCGCGACGCTTGACAAATCCATTATCCAAAGCTTCTGTGGATAACTTTGTGAACAAGCATCGGACCATTTTGGTAAGTCGTTGACGCGTAAGGTTTTCTCTTACATTGCCTGTTTTTTGGTCCCGGCAGAAAAATCAAACGAATCAATGGCTTGTACCGAATCATGCGGATTGCGGGCCGATGCGTGTGCCGCCTGCTTTGCCTCTTGACATAGCGGTTATGCTGTGGACATGTCCATCTCACGCCGCCTGCGCGGTCGTGCACCATGCCAGAGAACGAGAAACTTTCGCGTTTTGCGCCGTCTCAGCCGCCTTCGCGCACGCGGGACGTGATCCCGGTCAGCGAACTGAACCATGCCATCGCCGGCGTCCTGGAACGCAGCTTTCCGCTGGCGTGGGTGCGGGGCGAAATCTCCAACTTCACGCGCGCGGCCAGCGGCCACTGGTATTTCTCGCTCAAGGACGCCCGCGCGCAGATCCGTTGCGTGATGTTTCGCGGACGCAACCAATACGTGGACTTCACGCCGCGCGAGGGCGAGGCCGTCGAAGTGCGCGCCGTTGTGTCGATGTACGAGGCGCGCGGCGAGTTGCAGCTTGGCGTGGAAGCCATGCGCCGTGCGGGCCTTGGCAATCTCTACGAGGCGTTCCTGCGGCTCAAGGAAAAACTGGCACAGGCGGGTCTGTTCGATACCGCACGCAAGCGGCCCATTCCGTCGCATCCGCGCACGATCGGCGTGATCACGTCGCTGCAGGCGGCCGCGATGCGCGACGTGCTGACCACGTTGCAGCGGCGCGCCCCGCACGTCAATGTGGTCGTATACCCGGTGCCGGTGCAAGGCACGGGCGCTGCGGAGAAGATTGCGGCGATGCTCGATACGGCCAGCGCGCGCGACGAATGCGATGTGCTGATCCTGTGCCGTGGCGGTGGCAGCATCGAGGACCTCTGGTCGTTCAATGAAGAAGTGGTGGCGCACGCCATTGCGCGCAGCCGCGTGCCGGTGGTGTCGGGCGTGGGTCATGAAACCGATTTCACCATTGCCGATTTCGTGGCCGATGTACGAGCCCCCACGCCCACCGGCGCCGCCGAACTGGTCAGCCCCGACCGCGCGCATCTGCTGCAGGCGGCGCGCCGGGCGCGCGACGCGCTGGCGCAATGCATGGACCGCCAGCTCGAACGCCGCGCGCAGCACCTGCAGTGGCTGGCCCGCCAGTTGCGCAGCCCCCAGGCGCAGCTGCAGGAGCGGCGCGCGCAGGTCGACAATATGGCCCGACACTTGCGTGCGGCATTGCGGGATACCGTATCGGCCCAGCGCCATCGGCATGACGTGCTGACCATGCGCTGGCGCGCCTGCCAGCCCGATACCGGCGCGGCGCAGGCGGCGCTGGACCGGATGTCGACGCGCATGGACGCCGCACTGGAACGACGTCACGAACGTGAAACACAACGGCTGGCGCGCGTGGCCGGATCGCTGGAACTGCTGGCGCCGCAGCGCACACTGGAACGCGGCTACGCCGTGCTGCTCGACAATCGCGGACGGGCCCTGCGGTCGCCCAGCGACCTGCGCGCGGGCAGCATTGTCGAGGCCCATCTGGCGGACGGCACGGCCGACATCGAAATCGCGGGCGTACAGTCGA contains:
- the xseA gene encoding exodeoxyribonuclease VII large subunit, producing MPENEKLSRFAPSQPPSRTRDVIPVSELNHAIAGVLERSFPLAWVRGEISNFTRAASGHWYFSLKDARAQIRCVMFRGRNQYVDFTPREGEAVEVRAVVSMYEARGELQLGVEAMRRAGLGNLYEAFLRLKEKLAQAGLFDTARKRPIPSHPRTIGVITSLQAAAMRDVLTTLQRRAPHVNVVVYPVPVQGTGAAEKIAAMLDTASARDECDVLILCRGGGSIEDLWSFNEEVVAHAIARSRVPVVSGVGHETDFTIADFVADVRAPTPTGAAELVSPDRAHLLQAARRARDALAQCMDRQLERRAQHLQWLARQLRSPQAQLQERRAQVDNMARHLRAALRDTVSAQRHRHDVLTMRWRACQPDTGAAQAALDRMSTRMDAALERRHERETQRLARVAGSLELLAPQRTLERGYAVLLDNRGRALRSPSDLRAGSIVEAHLADGTADIEIAGVQSKLAAF
- a CDS encoding biopolymer transporter ExbD is translated as MRFRSRQRREEPEINLIPLIDVLLVILIFLMITTTYSRFTELQIQLPTADAEHAQQHPTEIVVSVSARGVYSVNKQVLEQKDVTSLADQLRSAAGPAGSGPQPVVIVNADAQATHQAVINVMEAARVAGLSRLTFATQSSQQR
- a CDS encoding MotA/TolQ/ExbB proton channel family protein translates to MFSIIQAAGWPIWPLLLASVIALALIVERFVSLKRSKILPPKLYEEALSAAQQRKATPEVVNNLEKNSPLGRVLAAGLRHVVLQPQTSRDAAKDVVEEAGRAVAHELERYLNALGTIASVAPLMGLLGTVIGMIEIFGNQGGTGANPEQLAHGISVALYNTAFGLIVAIPALIFWRYFRRLVDDYVAELEFRATAFLDAILPQRRV